One segment of Gemmatimonadota bacterium DNA contains the following:
- a CDS encoding MFS transporter, translating to MFPSLSFMMFLQFFIWGAWFTTIAVYMSAHGMGDLTHWPYTVNPVAAIISPFFLGLVADRYFAPERILGWLHILAGGVMLL from the coding sequence ATGTTCCCATCTCTCAGTTTCATGATGTTCCTCCAGTTCTTCATCTGGGGGGCCTGGTTCACGACGATCGCCGTCTACATGAGCGCCCACGGGATGGGAGACCTTACCCACTGGCCTTACACGGTAAACCCGGTGGCCGCGATCATCTCCCCCTTCTTCCTGGGCCTGGTGGCGGACCGGTACTTCGCGCCGGAGCGGATCCTCGGATGGCTGCACATCCTGGCGGGCGGTGTCATGCTGCTC